A region from the Aegilops tauschii subsp. strangulata cultivar AL8/78 chromosome 5, Aet v6.0, whole genome shotgun sequence genome encodes:
- the LOC109737134 gene encoding uncharacterized protein: MPQPPLVAAASLRCRLLLSSPLASSRTRRFLPRAMESSSSTAAAAAEHAGGAAVGEYEEVLARLSSLITQKVRADTGNRGNQWDLMGRYLQILELEEPMARMKVIHVAGTKGHPCRAARSGSSDSSAHQSAAAT; encoded by the exons ATGCCTCAACCCCCTCTCGTCGCCGCCGCCAGCCTCCGCTGCCGCCTACTCCTCTCCTCGCCGCTCGCCTCCTCCCGCACCCGCCGCTTCCTCCCCCGCGCCATGGAGTCGtcctcctccaccgccgccgccgctgcggagCACGCAG GTGGCGCGGCGGTGGGGGAGTACGAGGAGGTGCTGGCCCGGCTCTCCTCGCTCATCACGCAGAAGGTGCGCGCGGACACCGGCAACCGCGGCAACCAGTGGGACCTCATGGGCCGCTACCTCCAG ATTCTGGAGCTGGAGGAGCCCATGGCGCGGATGAAGGTCATCCATGTCGCCGGCACCAAAGGTCATCCATGTCGCGCGGCCCGATCGGGAAGCTCCGATTCGTCTGCCCACCAGTCAG CAGCAGCAACCTAG
- the LOC109737135 gene encoding indole-2-monooxygenase — MEDLVKKPMPETPPRALFLFLFFLFLLFVSWFTGKTRKMQHQQRENNHLPLPPSPPALPIIGHLHLVGSLPHVSLRSLARKYGPDMMLLRLGAARTLVVSSLRGAEAVLRTHDHILASRPSSVVSDILTYGSSDMAFAPYGEYWRQVRKLVTTHMLSVKKVQSFRSAAMEEVSLVMAKINEVATTDGTVDMRELLSLFANDMGCRIVSGKFFLKDGQSKLFRDLTNDTSRLLGGFNVEEYFPGLARVGVFKRAVCAQAERVRNRWADLLDKVIDDHVSKDKSTFDHEDGDFVDILLTFQHEYDLTREHMKAILIDVFAGATDTSANALEFTLAELMRKPRVMGKLQAEVRSNVPQGQEIVSEINVNNMAYLRAVIKESLRLYPIAPLLAPHLAMDDCNIDGYMVPAGTRVMVNAWAIARDSSLWEDAEEFIPERFTDEGSAMHVNFKGNDFQFLPFGAGRRMCPGMNLGIANVELMLANLMYHFDWELPLGVEREDIDMTAVFGLTMRRKEKLLLIPKSWM, encoded by the exons ATGGAAGATCTCGTGAAGAAACCCATGCCAGAGACACCTCCGCGGGCATTGTTTCTGTTCCtattcttcctcttcctcttgtTTGTAAGCTGGTTCACTGGAAAGACAAGAAAAATGCAGCATCAGCAGCGAGAAAACAACCACCTCCCGCTCCCGCCTTCGCCGCCGGCACTGCCCATCATTGGTCACCTGCACCTCGTCGGCTCCCTCCCGCACGTCTCTCTCCGCAGCCTTGCCAGGAAGTATGGTCCCGACATGATGCTTCTGCGCCTGGGCGCCGCGCGGACCCTCGTGGTGTCGTCGCTGCGTGGCGCAGAGGCAGTGCTGCGCACCCACGACCACATCTTGGCGTCGCGGCCCAGCTCCGTAGTCTCCGACATCCTCACGTACGGCTCGTCTGATATGGCCTTCGCGCCATACGGCGAGTACTGGCGGCAGGTGAGGAAGCTGGTCACCACCCACATGTTGAGCGTTAAGAAGGTGCAGTCTTTCCGCAGCGCTGCCATGGAGGAG GTGAGCTTGGTGATGGCCAAGATTAATGAGGTGGCCACAACCGATGGTACGGTGGACATGAGAGAGCTTCTCAGCTTATTCGCGAATGACATGGGGTGCCGCATCGTATCGGGAAAGTTCTTCCTAAAAGATGGACAGAGCAAGTTGTTCCGGGACCTCACCAACGATACCTCACGGCTGTTAGGAGGGTTCAACGTGGAGGAGTACTTCCCAGGATTGGCAAGGGTAGGAGTGTTTAAGAGGGCAGTTTGTGCCCAAGCCGAGAGAGTGAGGAATAGATGGGCTGATCTGCTAGACAAGGTGATCGACGATCATGTGAGCAAGGATAAGTCAACGTTTGATCACGAGGATGGTGATTTTGTAGATATTCTGTTGACTTTTCAGCACGAGTATGATCTCACAAGAGAGCACATGAAAGCTATCCTGATA GATGTATTTGCCGGTGCAACAGACACATCAGCTAACGCCCTCGAATTCACCTTGGCCGAGCTCATGAGGAAGCCACGTGTGATGGGGAAGCTACAAGCTGAGGTGAGGAGTAACGTACCCCAGGGACAAGAAATTGTCAGTGAAATCAACGTGAACAATATGGCATACCTAAGAGCAGTCATAAAGGAGTCGCTTCGACTGTATCCTATTGCGCCTCTCCTTGCTCCACACCTTGCCATGGATGACTGCAATATTGATGGATATATGGTTCCTGCTGGGACGCGTGTCATGGTCAATGCATGGGCCATTGCTAGGGACTCGAGCTTGTGGGAGGACGCAGAAGAGTTCATACCTGAAAGATTTACAGATGAAGGCAGCGCTATGCATGTCAATTTCAAGGGGAATGATTTCCAGTTCTTGCCATTCGGGGCAGGACGAAGGATGTGCCCCGGTATGAACCTCGGAATCGCTAATGTTGAGCTTATGTTGGCAAACCTCATGTACCATTTTGACTGGGAACTTCCGCTTGGAGTTGAGAGAGAAGACATTGATATGACAGCGGTGTTTGGGCTAACCATGCGCCGGAAGGAGAAACTATTGTTAATTCCAAAATCCTGGATGTAG